Proteins from a single region of Hermetia illucens chromosome 3, iHerIll2.2.curated.20191125, whole genome shotgun sequence:
- the LOC119652459 gene encoding probable ATP-dependent RNA helicase pitchoune encodes MSIREKLLMKKIKKREKKKKELALKKQNDQTVQNSDDFDDEVSDGQVAGSADEESNQVPGQFVMLNRKRKPESETEEDPEQKKKKKKKKVNQGQEAEEDQGANHDSSDPEQNGLSSKEIKIQKKKKKNKKAGDSEQENDGEQSTPPSATEASGPSLSNTDTMANRSFDTLKGFVSDQTLKAVADMGFTTMTEIQAKAIPPLLEGRDLVGAARTGSGKTLAFLIPAIELVYKLKFMPRNGTGVIIISPTRELSMQTFGVLKELMEHHHHTYGLVMGGANRQVEAEKLGKGINILVATPGRLLDHLQNSPDFLYKNLQCLVIDEVDRILEIGFEEELKQIVNLLPKRRQTMLFSATQTERTDALSKLALKKQPIYVGVDDDKDTATVTGLEQGYIVCPSEKRLLVLFTFLKKNRKKKIMVFFSSCMSVKYHHELFNYIDLPVTSIHGKQKQTKRTTTYFQFCNAESGTLLCTDVAARGLDIPQVDWIVQFDPPDDPKEYIHRVGRTARGEGSSGHALLILRPEELGFLRYLKQAKVPLNEFEFSWSKIADIQLQLEQLIMKNYFLHQSAKEAFKAYVRAYDSHQLKTIFDINTLDLQKVAESFGFKVPPVVDLKVGAKRQRPERRVGGGGFGYYKNMNRDEGKKRVFKQVKDREEIKKNRNFMR; translated from the exons atgtcTATCCGTGAAAAACTATTAATGAAAAAGATCAAGAAgcgtgaaaagaaaaagaaggaattaGCCCTCAAAAAGCAAAATGATCAAACAGTTCAAAATTCAGATG ATTTTGACGATGAAGTCAGCGATGGACAGGTTGCAGGTAGTGCTGACGAGGAGTCAAACCAGGTTCCGGGGCAATTTGTTATGTTGAATAGGAAGCGGAAGCCAGAAAGTGAAACGGAAGAGGATCCTGAACAGAAGA agaaaaagaaaaagaagaaggtgaaccagGGCCAAGAAGCTGAAGAAGACCAGGGTGCCAACCACGATTCGTCTGATCCTGAACAAAATGGACTTTCttcgaaagaaataaaaatacaaaagaagaaaaagaagaacaaaaagGCGGGTGATTCGGAACAAGAGAATGATGGCGAACAATCGACACCTCCTTCAGCCACTGAAG CTTCAGGTCCTTCGCTCTCGAACACTGATACAATGGCAAATCGATCGTTCGACACATTAAAAGGCTTCGTCTCTGACCAAACACTGAAAGCCGTTGCCGACATGGGTTTCACAACGATGACGGAGATCCAAGCGAAAGCCATTCCACCACTACTCGAGGGTCGCGATCTTGTTGGTGCCGCGCGAACAGGATCGGGCAAAACTTTAGCGTTTTTAATTCCAGCCATCGAACTCGTGTATAAATTGAAGTTTATGCCACGCAATGGAACTGGCGTGATAATTATTTCTCCCACGAGGGAATTGTCCATGCAGACTTTTGGAGTGCTCAAGGAGTTAATGGAGCACCACCATCACACCTATGGCTTAGTAATGGGCGGCGCCAATCGACAGGTTGAAGCAGAAAAGTTGGGGAAAG GTATTAACATATTGGTTGCCACCCCTGGTCGTCTTTTGGATCACTTACAGAACTCCCCAGACTTCCTCTATAAAAACTTGCAGTGTTTGGTAATCGATGAAGTTGACAGGATCTTAGAGATCGGTTTCGAAGAGGAACTGAAGCAAATTGTGAATTTGCTTCCGA agcGCCGTCAAACAATGCTGTTTTCTGCAACCCAAACTGAACGAACGGACGCTCTATCCAAATTGGCGCTTAAGAAGCAACCAATCTACGTCGGAGTCGACGATGACAAAGACACGGCTACTGTTACTGGGCTGGAACAAGGATACATTGTGTGTCCGTCAGAGAAACGTCTCCTAGTGCTGTTCACGTTCCTGAAAAAGAACCGCAAGAAGAAGATAATGGTCTTCTTCTCGTCTTGTATGTCTGTGAAATATCATCATGAACTATTCAATTATATTGatttgccggtgacttcaattcAT GGCAAGCAGAAACAAACGAAGCGAACAACCACATATTTCCAATTTTGTAATGCCGAGTCAGGTACTCTGCTATGTACGGACGTGGCTGCTCGTGGACTTGATATTCCGCAAGTTGATTGGATTGTACAATTCGATCCACCAGATGATCCTAAG GAATATATTCATCGTGTCGGTCGTACAGCCCGTGGTGAAGGCAGTTCAGGGCATGCTTTACTAATATTGCGGCCTGAGGAGTTGGGATTTCTGCGGTATTTGAAGCAAGCGAAGGTACCTCTCAATGAGTTTGAGTTCTCATGGAGCAAGATTGCCGACATTCAGTTACAG CTGGAGCAACTTATCATGAAAAACTATTTCCTGCACCAATCGGCTAAGGAGGCGTTCAAGGCGTACGTTCGAGCATATGATTCGCATCAATTGAAAACTATTTTCGATATCAATACACTCGATTTACAAAAAGTAGCGGAGAGCTTCGGATTCAAAGTACCACCCGTTGTAGATTTAAAGGTCGGCGCAAAACGGCAACGACCCGAGAGGCGTGTTGGCGGCGGTGGTTTCGGATACTACAAAAATATGAATCGGGACGAGGGGAAGAAGAGAGTTTTCAAACAAGTGAAAGATCGCGAGGAAATTAAgaagaatagaaatttcatgAGATGA